The proteins below come from a single Saccharophagus degradans 2-40 genomic window:
- a CDS encoding UvrD-helicase domain-containing protein yields the protein MKPVDQSARDSALDISQSWVVTAPAGSGKTGLLTLRVLKLLAVVESPEEILAITFTRKAAAEMLERIVGALIEADELTRNCSPAQALEKINQIDDEHTLRFMQSAYAALARDKTQGWNLLQNTHRLKITTIDGFCRELSNQLPMLSGAGVNPQICDEPRLLYEQAVMNLIESYKTGACEQAINQVLTHLDNDLDRVKRLLVDLLGSREQWLPLVLEIASSEEAAFDILNAHIEDWATELTDQVQESLQIFEGPLLELAHFAAGKLKEDGSTHPITLLEDQFTFTDTSFETLESFWVPLTKLLLTESGTFRKTVNKNTGFPTSKDKNEKAILQERKTAFLNLLGEIKSIPGLEAALAQLSSFPVKGYTEQQWQTLDALIQLLPLCTAHLKLVFKESSQTDFTEITLSALRALGSESDTPTDLSLILDYRLNHVLIDEFQDTSSIQLNLLKLLTQEWQPDEGRTLFIVGDGMQSCYGFRNANVGIFLNIRDNGLENVPMSAVNLCVNFRSNQAVVNWVNDVFKVAFPAQNDINRGAVSYQPSVPFDTKELLSSHVECHGFVGDNGNEAEAQFVTSIIAQQLEVNPNQSIAILVRNRPHLTKIITALRSQNIAYQAVDIDPLLARPCVQDLLTITRVMQDQSDYLAWLAFLRAPWCGLSLSELTVLLGDHIYADTQPATHNVFATLHNEDLLSLLNTDTKNRVQRARMLLAQSFHQTQRKPLAALVESLWFALGGALIADNSNELDDARTYLQLLTKHEKGGRIRQWDAFYAGLQKLYARPTPVDANVQPVQLMTMHKSKGLEFDTVFVCGLSRPSKADDSPLLFWHERLNSYSEPQTLLSPLSPKIESEADPVYAFLKEEGKQSRLLEDTRLLYVACTRAKARLYITAALTETPAAEIKPPANNTMLARIWDAIQEQIITHVDPNVDMPSNDSVETGSNYVRFLTPEAISGLHGLVDSALVTETEKQKTVFDNSDINIFEDREVDNTAAAIGTLMHRILAVICDDGLDAWPLEKLAGMHKPWRAQLTANGVPAATAEQALQTITQSVLKMLDDETARWLLSNSHPVSHCEWVVHYGSQPRDAVIDRFFIEGNTAWIVDYKTSTPNKGETLEQFVSAQQAEYQPQVDFYQKLVKEIVPPEITIKKALYFPFIQHFAPY from the coding sequence ATGAAGCCGGTCGATCAATCCGCACGAGATTCCGCCCTAGACATTTCCCAATCTTGGGTAGTCACCGCTCCAGCAGGTTCCGGTAAAACTGGGCTGCTTACTCTTCGAGTACTTAAACTGCTTGCAGTTGTGGAGTCTCCCGAAGAAATTCTAGCCATTACCTTTACGCGCAAAGCTGCGGCAGAAATGCTAGAGCGTATTGTAGGCGCACTCATAGAGGCCGACGAACTAACGCGCAACTGTAGCCCAGCGCAAGCGCTAGAAAAAATAAATCAAATAGACGATGAGCACACCTTGCGCTTTATGCAGAGCGCCTACGCGGCATTAGCGCGCGATAAAACCCAAGGGTGGAACTTGCTGCAAAACACCCATCGTCTAAAAATAACAACTATCGACGGCTTCTGTAGAGAGCTTTCAAATCAGTTACCCATGCTAAGCGGTGCGGGGGTGAACCCTCAAATATGTGACGAGCCTAGACTGCTATACGAACAAGCGGTTATGAATCTCATAGAATCTTACAAAACGGGTGCATGTGAGCAAGCAATAAACCAAGTATTAACACATTTAGATAACGATCTAGATCGCGTTAAACGGTTGCTTGTAGATTTACTAGGTTCGCGCGAACAGTGGCTACCATTGGTTTTAGAAATAGCAAGTAGCGAGGAAGCGGCTTTCGATATTCTTAACGCGCACATAGAAGATTGGGCTACAGAGTTAACCGACCAAGTACAAGAAAGCCTGCAAATATTTGAAGGCCCTTTGCTAGAGCTAGCCCATTTTGCTGCAGGCAAATTAAAAGAGGATGGCTCGACACACCCTATTACACTGCTTGAGGATCAATTCACCTTCACTGACACCAGTTTTGAAACACTAGAGTCGTTTTGGGTACCGCTAACCAAGCTGCTGCTTACAGAGAGTGGCACTTTCCGTAAAACCGTTAATAAAAATACGGGCTTTCCAACGTCAAAAGACAAAAACGAAAAAGCAATATTACAAGAAAGGAAAACCGCTTTTTTGAACTTGCTAGGCGAAATAAAAAGCATCCCAGGGCTTGAAGCTGCCCTAGCCCAATTAAGCAGCTTTCCAGTAAAAGGCTACACCGAACAGCAATGGCAAACCTTGGATGCCCTCATTCAGCTACTGCCATTGTGCACAGCCCACTTAAAACTGGTGTTTAAAGAAAGCAGTCAAACTGACTTTACCGAAATTACACTGTCGGCATTGCGAGCATTGGGTAGTGAGAGCGACACCCCTACTGATCTATCACTAATATTGGATTACCGCTTAAACCACGTACTTATTGATGAATTTCAAGATACCTCGTCAATTCAATTAAATTTGCTTAAATTGCTCACGCAAGAGTGGCAACCCGATGAAGGACGAACACTTTTTATAGTGGGCGACGGCATGCAGTCGTGTTACGGTTTCCGCAATGCTAACGTAGGTATTTTCTTAAATATCCGCGATAACGGGCTAGAAAATGTACCCATGAGCGCCGTAAATTTGTGCGTTAACTTCCGCAGCAACCAAGCAGTGGTTAACTGGGTAAATGATGTTTTTAAGGTGGCTTTTCCGGCGCAAAACGATATCAACCGCGGGGCAGTAAGCTACCAACCATCGGTGCCTTTTGACACCAAAGAGTTGTTAAGTAGCCATGTAGAATGCCACGGGTTTGTCGGTGACAACGGCAATGAAGCCGAAGCTCAATTTGTAACGAGTATCATCGCGCAACAACTAGAAGTAAATCCAAATCAGTCCATTGCAATACTGGTGCGCAACAGGCCTCACCTCACCAAAATAATTACCGCGTTACGCAGCCAAAACATAGCTTATCAAGCGGTAGATATTGATCCGCTTTTGGCTCGCCCCTGCGTACAAGACTTACTAACGATTACACGCGTAATGCAAGATCAATCCGACTACCTTGCTTGGCTTGCCTTTTTGCGAGCGCCTTGGTGCGGTTTATCGCTTTCTGAGTTAACCGTTTTACTGGGGGATCATATCTACGCAGACACACAGCCCGCCACTCATAATGTATTCGCCACCCTACACAACGAAGACTTACTGAGCCTATTGAATACAGACACCAAAAACCGAGTACAACGGGCTCGCATGTTGTTAGCACAAAGTTTTCACCAAACACAGCGCAAACCATTAGCTGCTTTAGTGGAATCGTTATGGTTTGCATTAGGTGGAGCATTAATTGCGGATAACAGCAACGAGCTAGATGACGCTCGAACCTATTTGCAGCTACTCACCAAGCACGAAAAAGGCGGTCGTATTCGCCAGTGGGATGCGTTTTATGCGGGTTTACAGAAATTGTACGCTCGCCCTACCCCCGTAGATGCAAATGTACAGCCAGTGCAGTTAATGACTATGCACAAATCTAAAGGCTTAGAATTCGATACCGTATTTGTTTGCGGTTTAAGTAGGCCTAGTAAAGCGGATGATTCGCCGCTACTGTTTTGGCACGAGAGGCTAAATAGCTACAGCGAGCCGCAAACATTACTCAGCCCACTTTCGCCAAAAATTGAAAGCGAGGCCGACCCCGTTTATGCCTTTCTAAAAGAAGAAGGTAAGCAAAGCCGATTACTTGAAGATACCCGTTTGCTGTACGTTGCCTGCACGCGGGCAAAGGCAAGGCTGTATATAACCGCCGCCTTAACTGAAACACCCGCAGCAGAAATTAAGCCGCCAGCAAACAATACAATGCTCGCGCGTATTTGGGATGCCATTCAAGAACAAATAATTACGCATGTAGACCCGAATGTAGACATGCCAAGCAATGATAGCGTCGAAACCGGATCAAATTATGTACGTTTTTTAACGCCAGAAGCGATTTCTGGTTTGCATGGTTTGGTCGACTCTGCGCTAGTTACTGAAACAGAAAAGCAAAAAACGGTTTTCGACAACAGTGACATTAATATTTTTGAAGATAGAGAAGTAGATAATACTGCTGCGGCGATAGGCACACTCATGCACAGAATTCTTGCAGTAATTTGTGACGACGGGCTGGATGCCTGGCCGCTTGAAAAATTGGCTGGCATGCACAAACCATGGCGGGCGCAGCTTACCGCTAACGGGGTACCCGCTGCTACTGCAGAGCAAGCTCTACAGACCATTACCCAGAGTGTACTAAAAATGCTCGACGACGAAACCGCGCGCTGGCTTCTATCCAACAGCCATCCTGTATCACATTGCGAGTGGGTGGTTCACTATGGCAGTCAGCCTCGCGATGCAGTAATTGACCGCTTTTTCATAGAGGGCAACACAGCGTGGATAGTCGATTACAAAACCAGCACACCCAACAAAGGGGAAACCTTAGAGCAGTTTGTGTCGGCACAGCAGGCAGAGTATCAGCCTCAAGTGGACTTCTATCAAAAGCTTGTTAAAGAAATAGTGCCACCAGAGATAACTATAAAAAAAGCGCTGTATTTTCCATTTATACAACACTTTGCGCCATATTGA
- a CDS encoding electron transfer flavoprotein-ubiquinone oxidoreductase — protein MEREFMEYDVVVVGAGPAGLSAACRLKQLQPDVSVCVVEKGSEVGAHILSGAVLEPTALTELFPDWKERQAPLHTAVSEDNIYLMQSGESAMSIPNLFAPYTMHNEGNYIISLGNLCRWLAEQAEALEVEVFPGFTAAEVLFDDNNCVAGIITGDMGVGVNGEEKDSYTPGMELRAKYTLFAEGCRGHLGKQLIEHYKLDEGKDPQHYGIGIKELWKIPADKHKQGLVVHSAGWPLSESGSAGGGFLYHFEDNQVAVGLITDLSYSNPYVSPFDEFQRYKHHPKIAQYLEGGERIAYGARAITKGGLQSQPKMHFAGGLLIGDDAGTLNFAKIKGSHTAMKSGMVAAEVVNKALQAGSSQTDLVEFEQAYKESWAYKELHAQRNFGPAQHKWGNLLGSAYAFIDMNIFRGALPWTLRDPKPDYAQMVPAKDAKPINYPKPDNKLSFDKLSSVFLSNTNHEEDQPVHLKLIDPSLPIDKNLPLYNEPAQRYCPAGVYEVVEDAAGKRFQINAQNCVHCKTCDIKDPLQNITWVTPEGGGGPNYPNM, from the coding sequence GTGGAAAGAGAATTTATGGAGTACGACGTTGTAGTTGTTGGTGCCGGCCCCGCAGGCCTAAGCGCAGCGTGCCGTTTAAAACAACTCCAGCCAGACGTTTCTGTGTGTGTCGTCGAAAAAGGGTCTGAGGTTGGTGCACACATTCTCTCTGGTGCTGTACTTGAACCCACTGCCCTTACCGAACTCTTCCCCGATTGGAAAGAGCGCCAAGCGCCGTTACACACCGCTGTAAGCGAAGACAATATTTACCTCATGCAATCCGGCGAGTCGGCCATGAGTATTCCCAATCTCTTCGCGCCCTATACCATGCACAATGAAGGCAACTATATAATTAGCCTTGGTAATCTTTGCCGCTGGTTAGCCGAGCAGGCAGAAGCACTAGAGGTAGAGGTTTTCCCTGGCTTTACCGCTGCCGAAGTATTGTTCGACGATAATAACTGTGTTGCTGGCATTATTACTGGCGACATGGGAGTGGGTGTAAACGGCGAAGAAAAAGACAGCTACACACCCGGTATGGAGTTACGTGCAAAATACACCTTGTTTGCTGAAGGCTGCCGAGGGCACTTGGGCAAGCAACTAATCGAACACTACAAACTAGACGAAGGTAAAGACCCGCAGCACTACGGTATTGGTATTAAAGAGCTGTGGAAAATTCCGGCGGATAAACACAAGCAAGGGCTTGTAGTACATAGCGCGGGCTGGCCACTTTCTGAGAGCGGCTCGGCAGGCGGTGGTTTTTTATACCATTTCGAAGATAACCAAGTAGCTGTTGGCTTAATTACCGACCTCTCCTACTCTAACCCATATGTTAGCCCATTTGATGAATTTCAACGCTACAAACACCACCCTAAAATTGCTCAATACTTAGAAGGCGGCGAACGCATTGCCTATGGCGCTAGAGCAATTACTAAGGGTGGTTTGCAGTCTCAGCCTAAAATGCATTTTGCTGGTGGCCTACTCATTGGTGATGACGCCGGCACTTTAAACTTTGCCAAAATTAAAGGTTCGCACACAGCAATGAAGAGCGGCATGGTAGCGGCTGAGGTTGTAAATAAGGCATTGCAAGCGGGTAGCTCGCAAACAGATTTGGTTGAGTTTGAACAGGCCTACAAAGAAAGTTGGGCATATAAAGAATTGCACGCACAACGCAATTTTGGCCCTGCGCAACACAAGTGGGGCAATTTGTTAGGCTCGGCCTATGCCTTTATTGATATGAATATATTTCGCGGCGCCCTACCATGGACCCTGCGTGACCCCAAGCCCGATTACGCGCAAATGGTGCCGGCGAAAGATGCTAAACCCATCAACTACCCTAAACCAGATAACAAATTGAGCTTTGATAAGCTTTCGTCAGTCTTCTTATCGAATACCAACCATGAGGAAGATCAACCAGTACATTTAAAGCTGATTGACCCAAGCTTGCCAATCGATAAAAACCTACCACTTTATAACGAGCCAGCTCAGCGCTATTGCCCTGCAGGTGTTTACGAGGTTGTGGAAGATGCCGCTGGTAAACGCTTCCAAATAAATGCCCAGAATTGCGTACATTGTAAAACTTGCGACATTAAAGACCCGCTGCAAAATATTACCTGGGTAACCCCTGAAGGCGGTGGCGGGCCGAATTACCCTAATATGTAA
- a CDS encoding acyl-CoA thioesterase has product MTASISQLLDLELLDNNLFRSRHHRENFRKTLFGGQVLSQALIAAYNTVENRLPHSLHAYFLRPGTSESPVIYDVETVRDGRSLTSRRVVARQNGRPIFNMSTSFHSEEPGFFHQPAMPSSIPMPEELLKTCSPSSAEDHLPPHDCVPNQAASPFELLPIDGNPFTSQESLAPTTYFWMRSTEPLPEAPIYHYCALAFASDLGLLATALLPHKATIFDKGLFAASVDHAVWFHSVNFKADDWLLCESHSPWAGSSRGFARASVFTRNGTLVASTAQEGIIRKV; this is encoded by the coding sequence ATGACAGCATCAATTTCTCAATTGTTAGACTTAGAGCTTTTAGATAACAACCTATTTAGAAGTCGCCACCACAGGGAAAATTTCAGAAAAACGCTGTTTGGTGGTCAGGTGCTTAGCCAAGCATTAATAGCCGCATACAATACGGTTGAAAACCGTTTGCCGCACTCTTTGCACGCATATTTTTTGCGGCCTGGCACCAGCGAGTCGCCGGTTATTTACGATGTGGAAACCGTGCGAGACGGCCGAAGCTTAACCAGCCGCAGAGTGGTAGCAAGGCAAAATGGCCGCCCTATTTTTAATATGTCTACTTCGTTTCACAGCGAAGAGCCCGGTTTTTTTCATCAACCTGCTATGCCCTCCTCTATACCTATGCCCGAGGAGCTACTTAAAACCTGCTCACCAAGCTCTGCAGAGGATCACCTACCGCCACATGATTGCGTACCCAACCAAGCTGCTAGCCCCTTCGAGCTGCTGCCAATAGACGGTAATCCATTTACCTCGCAAGAGTCTCTTGCCCCTACCACTTACTTTTGGATGCGCTCAACAGAACCTCTGCCAGAAGCGCCTATTTATCACTATTGTGCACTAGCGTTCGCATCAGATCTCGGCTTGCTGGCGACTGCTCTCTTGCCCCATAAAGCAACCATTTTCGATAAGGGCCTATTTGCCGCTAGCGTTGACCATGCAGTTTGGTTTCATTCAGTAAACTTTAAAGCCGACGATTGGCTTTTGTGTGAATCACACAGCCCTTGGGCTGGTTCTTCTAGAGGCTTTGCTAGAGCGAGTGTATTTACAAGAAACGGCACTCTTGTAGCGTCTACGGCACAGGAAGGCATTATTCGAAAAGTGTAA
- a CDS encoding DUF4823 domain-containing protein, producing MQKNKLTSNYLLCAAFIVLFVSGCTSHYASNVYRGAMQTLKLNQSYQLTRKEPWVITADTHLLLMKTAPEQSQLEAMNAKAMAATETQWLVANQTLAPRLNTAMFAALQQSLIGQFGSVSVTQSNSVNDALAVGRGLGAQLLLVPAAISSEDNLNTQIEINQGSVATSRTLGVDASSIRIAAYDVNSGKLVDLAQVQARGRYFAASDENTQELAAKAARVYVAAIAGGSL from the coding sequence ATGCAAAAAAATAAATTAACTTCGAACTACTTGTTATGTGCTGCGTTCATTGTGTTATTTGTTAGTGGCTGTACCTCGCACTATGCTAGCAACGTATATCGCGGTGCGATGCAAACGCTTAAATTGAATCAAAGCTATCAACTCACACGCAAAGAGCCTTGGGTGATAACTGCCGACACCCATCTACTGTTAATGAAAACCGCACCTGAGCAAAGCCAATTAGAAGCGATGAACGCCAAAGCCATGGCGGCAACCGAAACCCAATGGTTAGTCGCTAATCAAACCCTAGCCCCAAGGCTTAACACTGCGATGTTTGCGGCCTTACAGCAAAGCCTTATTGGCCAATTTGGCTCGGTATCTGTTACCCAATCCAACTCTGTGAACGATGCTTTAGCCGTAGGGAGAGGCTTGGGCGCGCAGCTTTTATTGGTGCCCGCCGCAATCTCCTCCGAAGACAACCTCAATACCCAAATAGAAATTAATCAAGGTTCGGTTGCCACTTCGCGCACGCTAGGCGTGGATGCATCATCCATTCGTATTGCGGCTTACGATGTTAATTCAGGTAAATTGGTGGATTTAGCGCAAGTGCAAGCGCGTGGGCGTTATTTCGCTGCAAGCGATGAAAATACTCAAGAGTTAGCTGCAAAAGCTGCTCGCGTGTATGTAGCAGCAATTGCAGGTGGAAGCCTCTAA
- the trmH gene encoding tRNA (guanosine(18)-2'-O)-methyltransferase TrmH — MTPERLSRIRSVLDQRQPDLTVITEEVQKGRNLSAIIRTCDAVGIPEVHSVVPREGFTSYNGTAASAHKWVDIHHYSTALEPITALTQQGYQIVAAHVDRNAKDFREIDYTKPTALLMGAEIWGVSEPARELVTHTIHLPMVGMIESYNVSVACAGILLEAQRQRQEKGLYSGPRLNKDRYDALFFRWAHPKVAKFCHEKNIPYPPLDEEGEIINPAAWYHSVR; from the coding sequence ATGACACCCGAAAGACTCTCTCGCATCCGAAGCGTGTTAGACCAAAGACAGCCCGATCTCACTGTAATTACCGAAGAAGTACAAAAAGGGCGAAATTTATCAGCAATAATCCGCACCTGCGATGCTGTAGGCATCCCAGAGGTGCACAGTGTTGTACCTCGCGAAGGCTTCACTTCCTATAATGGCACGGCCGCAAGCGCGCATAAGTGGGTGGACATTCATCATTACTCAACTGCGCTCGAGCCCATTACAGCCCTTACTCAGCAGGGGTATCAAATTGTAGCTGCGCATGTAGATAGAAATGCAAAAGATTTTAGAGAAATCGACTATACAAAACCCACTGCATTGTTAATGGGTGCGGAAATTTGGGGGGTAAGCGAACCTGCACGCGAATTGGTTACGCATACTATCCATTTGCCCATGGTTGGCATGATTGAGTCTTACAACGTTTCTGTTGCCTGTGCAGGCATTCTGCTCGAAGCACAAAGGCAGCGCCAAGAAAAGGGCCTATACAGCGGTCCGAGGCTTAATAAAGACCGGTACGATGCGCTGTTTTTCCGCTGGGCTCACCCCAAAGTCGCTAAATTTTGCCACGAAAAAAATATTCCCTATCCACCATTAGATGAAGAGGGAGAAATCATTAACCCTGCGGCTTGGTACCATTCAGTTAGATAA
- a CDS encoding PD-(D/E)XK nuclease family protein, with protein sequence MIQTLQDWLTNLANKQDVHADELLVTANQRLSRHILRLRQLQLGVPVLPNQNIASYEQWRSNLWSHCEDRGWVESTVINKQQEQFIWQQLLSQSNQTETLLADNKSLAKALTDARIIVDTWGIPHDQIENANHRESSFFLEVRTSLSSLYQDKGWITPEQQSNKLIDLFNTGTLKKYSDIGLYGFTELNPLQQALVTSATNNVQQLPIEKCDQASAGLIECVDWETEIETIARWAHQTLRQNPSTQIGIVIPNLQKHRSQIECAFIRQFDNDYLLNPTSSGADKPYELSIGSPLAEEPCIADALLLTQLLHKKLTKEEALDLIRSEFWGQNTEARLLALQGLNDWPMTSVDTIRLTELLSKAEKRIETANDLNKEQFKDGFIEATDEMTTSNRILEAIQLYRLAAHKLDFQHWNGFLKRFLKTLNWPGNRTLNSREYQAVEQFKLILDELLVDQRCFIGSNLVTFPAYVAHLRQRLSEKVFQQQTPRKPIQISGTLEAIGLSFDKCWVANTTRSQFPESPQPNAFLPLALQKAFATPRSSPQKELDYAEQLLTIFSECANEVTFSYSKTAEDEHQQVSPLLPPMASKKLDEEQLAKNLYFDKYNTASAYRNFSVFSDLCGLPLKHSEASIKIRRGVNALSTYAVNPLYAYLVHRLGAKQPNPVYVGISPPQRGNILHNVLETFWEATKNSAALKTKLENQAAFLAELEALISDNVNAELHKHLQYLPPQLLELEKERCLSVLVQWLTLESYRAPFIVAATENAYAIELKPISFNVRVDRVDSPTSASGEPTGNSILIDYKTGSTPLSLLQRAPLVEPQLPVYTQLKELSASAVALGQLQPNNCTFVGIGEDAIQIDGVDAPSKLNKYDLPDTWEKVLDWWQQELMKSVKGFSEGNALNITTVKTYESRFEHLQPIVRKTEQEKMADISKKAEVSL encoded by the coding sequence ATGATACAGACGCTTCAGGATTGGTTGACCAATTTAGCCAACAAACAAGATGTACATGCAGACGAGCTACTGGTAACTGCAAACCAACGCCTATCTCGTCATATTTTACGGTTGCGCCAACTGCAGCTAGGTGTACCTGTACTTCCCAATCAAAATATTGCTTCTTATGAACAGTGGCGCTCAAATCTTTGGTCGCACTGTGAAGACAGAGGCTGGGTAGAAAGTACAGTAATTAACAAGCAGCAGGAGCAGTTTATATGGCAGCAGCTGCTTTCACAGAGCAATCAGACTGAAACATTACTAGCAGATAACAAGTCACTCGCAAAAGCGCTTACCGATGCACGTATTATTGTCGATACTTGGGGCATTCCACACGACCAAATAGAGAATGCCAATCACCGAGAGTCGAGCTTCTTTCTAGAAGTTCGTACCAGCTTAAGTAGTTTGTACCAAGATAAAGGCTGGATAACGCCCGAGCAGCAATCGAATAAACTTATCGATCTATTCAATACCGGTACACTAAAAAAATACAGCGATATAGGATTATATGGGTTCACAGAACTAAACCCTCTACAGCAAGCACTAGTAACAAGTGCTACTAATAATGTACAACAACTACCTATTGAAAAGTGTGATCAAGCTTCGGCAGGGCTAATAGAATGTGTTGATTGGGAAACAGAAATAGAAACTATCGCCCGCTGGGCGCACCAAACCCTTAGGCAAAACCCTTCTACACAAATAGGTATTGTGATTCCCAATCTTCAAAAGCACCGCTCGCAAATAGAGTGCGCATTTATTCGCCAGTTTGATAACGATTATCTACTCAACCCTACCTCATCTGGCGCAGATAAGCCTTACGAGCTATCTATTGGTAGCCCTCTAGCCGAAGAGCCTTGTATAGCCGATGCACTTCTGCTTACCCAGCTACTTCATAAAAAACTAACTAAAGAAGAAGCGTTAGATCTCATCCGCTCTGAGTTTTGGGGGCAAAACACTGAGGCACGGCTACTTGCCCTGCAAGGCTTAAATGATTGGCCGATGACAAGCGTCGACACTATTCGCCTTACAGAGTTACTTAGTAAAGCTGAAAAAAGAATTGAAACAGCCAATGACTTAAATAAAGAGCAATTTAAAGATGGCTTTATAGAAGCCACTGATGAGATGACCACCTCAAACAGAATCCTTGAGGCAATACAGCTGTACAGGCTGGCGGCACATAAATTAGATTTTCAACATTGGAACGGCTTTTTAAAACGTTTTTTAAAAACTCTAAACTGGCCTGGCAACAGAACCCTGAACAGCAGAGAGTATCAGGCTGTAGAGCAATTTAAACTTATACTCGATGAGTTGCTGGTAGATCAGCGATGCTTCATTGGGTCCAATTTGGTTACCTTTCCCGCGTATGTCGCGCACTTGCGGCAACGCCTAAGTGAAAAAGTATTCCAACAGCAAACACCGCGTAAACCCATTCAAATATCGGGTACGCTAGAAGCCATTGGTTTAAGCTTCGACAAGTGCTGGGTTGCAAACACAACAAGAAGTCAGTTTCCTGAGTCGCCACAGCCTAATGCCTTTTTACCCCTTGCATTGCAAAAGGCTTTTGCAACACCGCGCAGTTCGCCGCAAAAAGAATTGGATTACGCGGAACAGTTACTGACAATATTCAGCGAATGTGCCAATGAGGTAACGTTTAGCTACAGCAAGACAGCCGAAGACGAACACCAGCAGGTGTCGCCCCTGTTGCCACCAATGGCAAGTAAAAAATTAGATGAAGAGCAGCTAGCCAAAAACCTTTATTTCGATAAGTACAATACAGCGAGTGCATACCGAAACTTCTCTGTTTTTAGTGACTTATGCGGCTTACCATTAAAGCATTCAGAAGCCTCAATAAAAATACGGCGAGGCGTTAACGCCTTAAGTACCTACGCAGTAAACCCTTTATATGCCTATTTAGTACATCGTTTAGGGGCCAAACAGCCCAACCCTGTTTATGTGGGAATCTCTCCTCCGCAGCGGGGTAATATTTTGCACAACGTACTAGAAACTTTTTGGGAGGCCACCAAAAATAGTGCCGCACTAAAAACGAAACTAGAAAATCAAGCGGCGTTCTTAGCTGAACTCGAAGCACTGATAAGCGACAATGTAAATGCAGAGCTACACAAACACCTGCAATATTTACCGCCTCAATTGTTAGAGCTTGAAAAGGAACGCTGTCTATCTGTGCTTGTACAATGGTTGACGCTTGAAAGTTATCGCGCTCCTTTTATTGTTGCCGCCACCGAAAATGCTTACGCCATTGAACTAAAGCCAATTAGCTTTAATGTGCGGGTAGACCGAGTCGATAGCCCTACTTCTGCTTCTGGCGAGCCCACCGGCAACAGCATTCTCATTGATTACAAAACAGGCTCTACCCCCTTAAGCCTTTTACAGCGCGCGCCGCTAGTAGAGCCTCAGTTGCCCGTATATACACAACTTAAAGAGCTTAGCGCTAGCGCTGTTGCACTGGGGCAGTTACAACCCAACAACTGCACATTTGTGGGTATTGGTGAAGACGCTATTCAAATAGACGGCGTGGATGCACCAAGTAAATTAAATAAATATGACCTGCCAGATACCTGGGAGAAAGTGCTAGATTGGTGGCAACAAGAATTAATGAAAAGCGTAAAAGGTTTTAGCGAAGGCAATGCATTGAACATTACTACGGTAAAAACCTATGAAAGTAGATTCGAGCATTTACAGCCAATTGTGCGTAAAACAGAACAGGAAAAAATGGCAGATATAAGCAAAAAAGCGGAGGTTTCACTATGA